In Aestuariibaculum lutulentum, one DNA window encodes the following:
- a CDS encoding AIR synthase related protein, translating into MSQEVSKRYAQRGVSASKEDVHNAIKNIDKGLFPKAFCKIVPDYLTNDEDYCLIMHADGAGTKSSLAYMYWKETGDISVWKGIAQDALIMNIDDLLCVGATDNIMLSSTIGRNKNLIPGEVISAIINGTEELIEELKSFGVTIHSTGGETADVGDLVRTIIVDSTVTARMKRSDVIDNANIQAGDVIVGLESFGQATYEKSYNGGMGSNGLTSARHDVFNNYLAKKYPESFDASVPEELVYSGNVKLTDAVEDSPIDAGQLVLSPTRTYAPIIKKILSQFNSDKVHGMVHCSGGAQTKILHFVNQFHIVKDNMFPIPPLFKLIQEQSKTDWKEMYQVFNCGHRMELYVSPEIAEDIISISKSFNVNAQIIGRVEASETKKLTIKSEYGEFNY; encoded by the coding sequence ATGAGTCAAGAAGTTTCTAAACGCTACGCGCAACGCGGAGTTTCGGCATCGAAAGAAGATGTACATAATGCAATTAAAAACATTGATAAAGGGCTGTTTCCTAAGGCTTTTTGTAAAATCGTTCCAGACTATTTAACAAACGACGAGGATTACTGCTTAATCATGCATGCCGATGGAGCAGGAACAAAATCTTCTTTGGCTTATATGTATTGGAAAGAAACCGGAGACATTTCGGTTTGGAAAGGTATTGCTCAGGATGCCTTAATTATGAATATTGATGATTTATTATGTGTTGGAGCAACGGATAATATCATGTTGTCATCAACCATTGGTAGAAATAAAAACCTGATTCCAGGAGAAGTGATTTCAGCAATCATTAACGGAACAGAAGAATTAATTGAAGAATTAAAATCTTTTGGTGTGACTATCCATTCAACAGGTGGTGAAACTGCCGATGTTGGTGATTTAGTGCGTACTATTATTGTTGATTCTACGGTTACGGCTCGTATGAAACGTAGCGATGTTATTGATAATGCAAATATTCAGGCAGGTGATGTAATCGTTGGTTTGGAAAGTTTTGGTCAGGCTACTTACGAGAAATCATACAACGGAGGTATGGGAAGTAACGGTTTAACATCTGCAAGACATGATGTATTCAATAACTATTTAGCTAAAAAATACCCTGAAAGCTTCGATGCTTCGGTACCTGAAGAGTTAGTGTATTCCGGTAATGTGAAATTAACCGATGCTGTTGAAGATTCTCCAATCGATGCCGGACAGCTAGTGTTGTCACCTACCCGTACTTATGCGCCTATTATCAAAAAAATATTATCGCAATTTAATAGTGATAAAGTTCACGGAATGGTACACTGTTCAGGTGGAGCGCAAACTAAAATTCTTCATTTTGTGAATCAATTTCATATTGTAAAAGATAATATGTTCCCGATTCCGCCATTATTTAAGTTAATACAAGAGCAAAGTAAAACCGACTGGAAAGAAATGTATCAGGTGTTTAACTGTGGTCACAGAATGGAGTTATATGTATCTCCTGAAATCGCTGAAGATATCATCAGTATTTCGAAATCATTTAATGTAAATGCACAAATAATAGGTCGAGTAGAGGCTTCAGAAACCAAAAAGCTTACAATAAAAAGCGAGTATGGTGAGTTTAACTACTAA
- a CDS encoding adenosylcobalamin-dependent ribonucleoside-diphosphate reductase, which translates to MPVETQTHQKPTTYTQEEAFEASKTYFKGDDLAARVWINKYALKDSEGNLYEKTPDDMHRRIAKEIARIESNYANPISEEQIFDLIKDFKYIVPQGSPMAGIGNPYQTASLSNCFVIGNSGESDSYGGIMKIDQEQVQLMKRRGGVGHDLSHIRPKGSPVKNSALTSTGIVPFMERYSNSTREVAQDGRRGALMLSVSINHPDSEDFIDAKLEQGKVTGANVSVRIDDAFMKAVKADGEYVQKYPIFSENPKYSKTIHATDVWKKIVHNAWKSAEPGILFWDTVINESVPDCYADLGYKTVSTNPCGEIPLCPYDSCRLLAINLLSYVENPFTSHAKFNFDLFKEHAAVAQRMMDDIIDLELEKIDVVLQKIDNDPELDEVKAVERNLWLNIKKKAEEGRRTGIGITAEGDMLAALGIQYGSEAGNAFSLEVHKTLCLEVYRASVYTAKERGAFAIYDSEREKNNPLIQRIKNEDEKLYYDMLEYGRRNIALLTIAPTGTTSLMTQTSSGIEPVFMPVYKRRRKVNPNDKNVRVDFVDEVGDSWEEYVVFHHRFKQWMEVNGIDADKNFTQEELDELIKKSPYYKATSNDVDWLSKVSMQGAIQKWVDHSISVTINLPNDVSEELVGELYLKAWEVGCKGVTVYRDGSRSGVLISNDEKKDTEETSEVLTAFPVKRPEVLEADVVRFQNNKEKWIAFIGLIDGKPYEIFTGLADDEDGILIPRWVNEGLIIKGKNEDGTKRYDFQYKNKRGYKTTIEGLSYKFNPEFWNYAKLISSTLRHGMPIDKVVDLVNSLQLDNASINTWKNGVVRAVKRYVEDGTEAKGHVCDNCKSKNLVYQEGCLTCTDCGSSKCG; encoded by the coding sequence ATGCCTGTAGAAACACAAACTCACCAAAAACCAACAACTTACACTCAAGAGGAAGCTTTTGAAGCTTCAAAAACCTATTTTAAAGGGGACGATTTAGCTGCCCGTGTTTGGATTAATAAATATGCCTTAAAAGATTCTGAAGGTAATTTATACGAGAAAACACCTGACGATATGCACCGTCGTATCGCTAAGGAAATTGCAAGAATCGAAAGTAACTACGCGAATCCTATTTCAGAGGAACAAATTTTCGATTTAATCAAAGATTTTAAATATATCGTGCCGCAGGGAAGTCCTATGGCGGGTATTGGTAATCCGTATCAAACAGCTTCGTTGTCTAATTGTTTTGTAATTGGTAATTCTGGCGAGTCTGATTCTTATGGAGGTATTATGAAAATAGACCAAGAGCAGGTGCAGTTAATGAAGCGTCGTGGTGGTGTTGGTCACGATTTATCACACATTAGGCCAAAAGGTTCTCCAGTAAAAAATTCAGCGTTAACGTCTACAGGTATCGTGCCTTTTATGGAGCGTTATTCGAATTCTACAAGAGAGGTGGCGCAAGATGGGCGTCGTGGAGCTTTAATGCTTTCGGTGTCTATTAATCACCCGGATTCAGAAGATTTTATAGATGCGAAACTTGAGCAGGGAAAGGTGACCGGGGCAAACGTATCGGTAAGAATTGATGATGCGTTTATGAAAGCGGTTAAGGCCGATGGTGAATATGTGCAGAAATACCCGATTTTTAGTGAAAATCCAAAATACAGTAAAACCATTCACGCTACCGATGTTTGGAAGAAAATTGTGCACAACGCATGGAAATCGGCAGAGCCAGGAATTTTATTCTGGGATACGGTAATTAATGAATCAGTGCCAGATTGTTATGCTGATTTGGGTTACAAAACCGTATCAACAAATCCATGTGGTGAGATTCCGTTATGTCCATACGATTCTTGTCGTTTATTGGCAATAAATTTATTGTCTTACGTAGAAAATCCGTTTACATCGCATGCAAAATTCAATTTCGATTTATTCAAAGAGCATGCTGCAGTTGCGCAGCGTATGATGGACGATATCATCGATCTGGAATTAGAAAAAATCGATGTGGTTCTACAAAAAATTGATAATGACCCGGAATTGGATGAGGTAAAAGCTGTAGAGCGTAACTTATGGTTAAATATTAAAAAGAAAGCTGAAGAAGGAAGACGTACAGGTATTGGAATAACGGCCGAAGGCGATATGTTAGCGGCTTTAGGTATTCAATACGGAAGCGAAGCAGGAAATGCATTTTCTTTAGAAGTGCATAAAACCTTATGTTTAGAAGTGTATCGCGCATCGGTTTACACGGCTAAGGAGCGTGGTGCTTTCGCCATTTATGATTCAGAAAGAGAAAAAAATAATCCGTTAATTCAACGTATCAAGAATGAAGACGAGAAGTTGTATTATGATATGTTGGAATACGGACGTAGAAATATTGCTTTATTAACTATTGCTCCGACAGGAACAACAAGTTTAATGACGCAAACGTCCTCTGGTATTGAACCTGTGTTTATGCCGGTTTACAAACGAAGAAGAAAAGTAAACCCAAACGATAAAAACGTGCGTGTCGATTTTGTTGACGAAGTAGGAGATTCTTGGGAAGAATATGTGGTATTCCACCATCGTTTTAAGCAATGGATGGAAGTTAACGGCATTGATGCTGATAAAAACTTCACACAGGAAGAATTAGATGAATTAATTAAGAAATCACCTTACTACAAAGCAACGTCTAACGATGTGGATTGGTTAAGTAAAGTGAGCATGCAGGGAGCGATTCAAAAATGGGTAGACCACTCGATTAGTGTGACTATTAATTTACCTAACGATGTGTCGGAAGAGTTAGTAGGCGAGTTGTATCTTAAAGCATGGGAAGTTGGCTGTAAAGGTGTAACTGTTTATCGTGACGGATCTCGTTCTGGAGTTTTAATTTCGAACGATGAAAAGAAAGATACAGAAGAAACTTCGGAAGTGTTAACAGCTTTTCCAGTAAAACGTCCGGAAGTTTTAGAAGCTGATGTTGTTCGATTCCAGAATAATAAAGAAAAGTGGATTGCATTCATTGGTCTTATCGATGGGAAACCTTATGAAATCTTCACAGGTTTAGCCGATGACGAAGATGGTATTTTAATTCCTCGTTGGGTAAACGAAGGTTTAATTATTAAAGGTAAAAATGAAGACGGAACCAAGCGTTACGATTTTCAATATAAGAACAAACGTGGTTATAAAACCACTATTGAAGGACTGTCGTATAAATTCAATCCGGAATTCTGGAACTATGCAAAACTGATTTCAAGTACACTTCGTCATGGAATGCCAATTGATAAAGTGGTTGATTTAGTTAACAGTTTACAGTTAGACAATGCGTCAATTAATACCTGGAAAAATGGTGTGGTTCGTGCTGTAAAACGCTATGTGGAAGATGGTACAGAAGCTAAAGGACACGTTTGCGATAATTGTAAATCGAAGAATTTAGTGTATCAGGAAGGCTGTTTAACCTGCACAGATTGTGGGTCTTCAAAATGTGGATAA
- a CDS encoding DUF3078 domain-containing protein, whose protein sequence is MKNIVLIIFCFFFQIISAQPDSLFLKVKAEKYEGPQWIRKNKATVDLNEVAFVNWNAGGTNSISGLLGFETSANYTDKFFNWKNNAVLRVGMNKQEATELRKTDDLFEINSNIGFQPDDNANWFYSARLNFKTQLFNGYKYPDTDNPISRFMAPGYLFFGGGMEYGKNIDKTSFYFSPVTLKATFVLDETLANAGKFGVTPAVYDTEGNLLVKGERVRREVGILITNSHEMKVAQNVNVKHQLSLYSDYINNFGNVDVDWSLDFDFKVNNFIRATLGSHIRYDDDIKTQKETDVEGEYAEAGAKIQWKQFLGIGFAVDF, encoded by the coding sequence ATGAAAAACATTGTATTAATAATTTTTTGTTTCTTTTTTCAAATTATTTCGGCGCAACCAGATTCTTTATTTTTAAAAGTTAAAGCAGAAAAGTACGAAGGTCCACAGTGGATTAGAAAAAATAAGGCAACTGTAGATTTAAATGAGGTGGCTTTTGTGAACTGGAATGCCGGGGGTACAAATTCTATAAGTGGTTTGTTGGGGTTTGAAACTTCGGCTAATTATACCGACAAGTTTTTTAACTGGAAGAATAATGCAGTGCTTCGTGTTGGGATGAATAAACAGGAAGCTACGGAATTAAGAAAAACAGACGATTTGTTTGAAATTAATTCTAATATAGGTTTTCAGCCGGATGATAATGCAAATTGGTTTTATTCAGCACGACTTAATTTTAAAACCCAGTTATTTAACGGTTACAAATATCCAGATACCGATAATCCTATTTCACGTTTCATGGCGCCTGGTTATCTGTTTTTCGGGGGAGGTATGGAGTATGGTAAGAACATTGATAAAACGTCGTTTTATTTCTCTCCTGTAACTTTAAAGGCTACTTTTGTTTTAGACGAAACTTTAGCGAATGCAGGTAAGTTTGGGGTAACACCAGCGGTTTACGATACCGAAGGGAATCTGTTAGTTAAAGGAGAGCGTGTGCGTCGTGAAGTGGGTATTCTTATAACCAATAGTCACGAGATGAAAGTGGCGCAGAATGTCAATGTTAAACATCAATTAAGTTTGTATTCAGATTATATTAATAACTTCGGTAATGTAGATGTCGACTGGAGTTTAGATTTCGATTTTAAAGTTAATAACTTTATTCGTGCAACACTAGGTTCGCATATTCGTTACGACGATGATATTAAAACTCAAAAAGAAACCGATGTAGAAGGCGAATACGCCGAAGCTGGTGCAAAAATCCAATGGAAACAGTTTTTAGGTATTGGTTTTGCGGTTGATTTTTAA
- a CDS encoding ABC transporter substrate-binding protein, with the protein MEVLDQLQRTIEFKSVPKRIISLVPSQTELLCDLGLEESLIGVTKFCVHPHYITTKVAVVGGTKQIHLDKIKALQPDIILCNKEENTKEIVEACENICPVHVSDIYTISDSIELIKQYGVLFDRQKQSEAMSAKIEAEVTDFKMFLKNRRELKVAYFIWKSPWMVAANNTFINHLLELNKFTNAFDRQERYPDVLLEASGGYEAIQVVLLSSEPHPFNENHKTEVQEYFPKAKIVLADGEMFSWYGSRLLKAFEYFKTLRLNLENNLTY; encoded by the coding sequence TTGGAAGTTTTAGATCAATTACAAAGAACAATTGAATTTAAAAGCGTTCCAAAGCGAATTATTTCTTTAGTACCCAGTCAAACCGAATTACTATGTGATTTAGGTTTAGAGGAATCTCTGATTGGCGTTACTAAATTTTGTGTGCATCCACATTACATAACCACAAAAGTTGCAGTAGTGGGAGGTACTAAGCAAATCCATTTAGATAAGATTAAAGCTCTTCAGCCCGATATTATTCTGTGTAATAAGGAGGAAAATACTAAAGAAATTGTTGAAGCCTGTGAAAATATTTGTCCTGTCCATGTTTCCGATATTTATACAATTTCCGACAGTATTGAACTGATTAAGCAATATGGTGTTTTGTTTGACAGGCAAAAGCAATCTGAAGCTATGTCTGCTAAAATAGAAGCAGAGGTTACGGATTTTAAAATGTTTTTAAAAAATAGACGGGAGTTAAAAGTGGCGTATTTTATCTGGAAATCCCCTTGGATGGTGGCGGCTAATAATACGTTTATTAATCACCTTCTAGAACTTAATAAATTCACTAATGCTTTTGATAGACAGGAGCGTTATCCTGATGTGCTTTTGGAAGCTTCGGGAGGATATGAAGCAATCCAGGTTGTGTTGTTGTCCAGTGAGCCCCATCCGTTTAATGAGAACCATAAAACAGAGGTACAAGAATATTTTCCAAAAGCCAAAATTGTTTTAGCTGATGGAGAAATGTTTTCCTGGTATGGCTCTAGGTTACTAAAAGCATTCGAGTATTTTAAAACGCTCCGTTTAAATCTTGAGAATAATCTAACTTACTAG
- a CDS encoding glutamine synthetase III family protein, producing MPTLRFHAIKESLSNKPIVVEEKERRSVLFGQNVFNENTMRQYLTKDAFKGVMNAVKYGKKIDRSIADQVSSSMKDWALSKGVTHYTHWFQPLTGTTAEKHDAFFETIGDGIAIEKFGGDQLVQQEPDASSFPHGGIRNTFEARGYTAWDPTSPAFIYGSTLCIPTIFVAYTGEALDYKTPLLRALQAVDAAATEVCKYFDKNVKKVTSSLGWEQEYFLIDKALATSRPDITLTGRTLLGHSSAKGQQLDDHYFGSIPTRAFNFMRELETECMLLGIPVKTRHNEVAPNQFEVAPIFEEANLAVDHNSLLMDVMGRIASKHNLKVLFHEKPFAGINGSGKHNNWSLSTDTGVNLLAPGKTPMSNLQFLTFFINTIKAVHEHEELLRASIASASNDHRLGANEAPPAIISVFIGQQLTKVLEELEGVTKGKLSPEEKTELKLNVVGKIPDVLLDNTDRNRTSPFAFTGNKFEFRAVGSLANCGNPMTILNTIVAKQLQDFKEEVDKLIDKKDLKKDEAIFNVLREYIKSTKAILFEGNGYGKAWEEEAKKRGLSNNKTTPEALKAKVSDKTIKLFEEMNVMSAIETKARYEIEMEAYIMHIQIEGRVLGDIARNHIVPTAVKYQNVLIENVKGLKEIFDKKFATVSKEQINLIEEISSHIEGINSNVTKMINERKKANTVEDIQKKAMAYCNEVKPLFDEIRYHCDKLELLVDDEIWPLTKYRELLFTR from the coding sequence ATGCCAACATTACGATTTCATGCAATAAAAGAATCGCTGTCTAATAAACCGATTGTGGTCGAAGAAAAGGAACGTCGTTCCGTATTATTTGGTCAGAATGTTTTTAATGAAAACACCATGCGTCAATATCTTACAAAAGATGCATTTAAAGGGGTGATGAATGCCGTTAAATACGGAAAGAAGATTGACAGGAGTATAGCAGATCAGGTGTCGTCATCAATGAAAGACTGGGCATTGTCAAAAGGCGTTACACATTATACGCACTGGTTTCAGCCATTAACAGGAACAACAGCTGAAAAACACGATGCCTTTTTTGAAACTATAGGAGATGGTATTGCAATCGAGAAATTCGGAGGTGATCAATTGGTTCAACAAGAGCCAGATGCTTCAAGTTTCCCTCATGGAGGCATTCGAAATACCTTTGAAGCCAGAGGCTACACGGCCTGGGATCCTACATCACCAGCTTTTATTTATGGTTCAACTTTGTGTATTCCAACCATTTTTGTGGCCTATACTGGTGAAGCTTTAGATTATAAAACACCTCTGTTAAGAGCGTTACAGGCTGTAGATGCGGCAGCAACCGAGGTTTGTAAATATTTTGATAAAAACGTTAAAAAGGTGACCTCGTCTTTAGGATGGGAGCAGGAGTATTTTTTAATTGACAAAGCTCTTGCAACCAGCCGACCAGATATTACCTTAACAGGGAGAACATTATTAGGGCATTCTTCGGCTAAGGGGCAGCAGTTAGATGATCACTATTTCGGATCGATTCCAACCAGAGCATTTAACTTTATGCGCGAGTTGGAAACCGAGTGTATGCTTTTAGGAATTCCGGTAAAAACAAGACATAATGAGGTAGCGCCGAATCAGTTTGAGGTGGCTCCAATTTTTGAAGAAGCCAACCTGGCGGTAGATCACAATTCTTTATTAATGGATGTTATGGGGCGTATTGCTTCAAAGCATAATTTAAAAGTGTTGTTTCACGAAAAACCATTTGCAGGTATTAATGGTTCGGGGAAACACAACAACTGGTCGTTGTCGACGGATACAGGTGTGAATTTATTAGCGCCTGGGAAAACACCAATGAGCAATCTTCAGTTTTTAACCTTCTTCATTAATACTATTAAAGCGGTACATGAGCATGAAGAATTGTTAAGAGCATCGATAGCCTCGGCTAGTAACGACCATAGGTTGGGTGCAAACGAAGCACCTCCGGCAATTATTTCAGTGTTTATTGGTCAGCAGTTAACTAAAGTTCTAGAAGAGTTAGAAGGTGTAACCAAAGGAAAATTGTCACCAGAGGAAAAAACAGAACTTAAGCTGAATGTTGTTGGTAAAATTCCGGATGTACTTTTGGATAATACTGATAGAAACAGAACATCGCCATTTGCTTTTACAGGAAACAAATTTGAGTTTAGAGCCGTTGGGTCTTTAGCAAACTGTGGAAACCCGATGACCATTTTAAATACCATAGTAGCAAAACAACTTCAGGATTTCAAAGAGGAAGTTGATAAGCTTATTGATAAAAAGGACTTAAAGAAAGATGAGGCGATTTTTAATGTGCTTCGCGAGTATATTAAATCGACTAAAGCTATATTGTTTGAAGGTAATGGTTATGGGAAAGCATGGGAAGAAGAGGCAAAAAAACGTGGGTTAAGCAATAATAAAACTACGCCGGAAGCACTTAAGGCTAAGGTTTCCGATAAGACCATAAAGCTTTTTGAAGAGATGAATGTGATGAGTGCTATTGAAACCAAGGCGCGCTATGAGATAGAAATGGAAGCGTATATCATGCACATTCAAATTGAAGGTCGTGTGTTAGGGGATATCGCTCGTAATCATATTGTCCCAACTGCTGTTAAATATCAGAATGTTTTAATAGAGAATGTAAAAGGTTTAAAGGAGATTTTCGATAAAAAATTTGCTACGGTTTCTAAAGAGCAAATAAATTTAATCGAAGAGATTTCAAGTCATATAGAGGGTATCAACTCAAACGTAACGAAAATGATTAATGAGCGTAAAAAGGCCAATACCGTTGAAGATATCCAAAAGAAGGCCATGGCTTATTGTAATGAGGTGAAACCGTTATTCGATGAAATTCGTTACCATTGTGATAAACTGGAATTATTGGTAGATGATGAAATCTGGCCATTAACCAAATATAGAGAGTTGTTATTTACCCGATAG
- the pyrF gene encoding orotidine-5'-phosphate decarboxylase, whose protein sequence is MTTAQLVEQIKKKQSFLCIGLDVDLNKIPEHLLKEEDPIFAFNKAIIDATHHLCVAYKPNTAFYEAYGLKGWKALEKTINYLNENHPEIFTIADAKRGDIGNTSTMYAKAFFEDLAFDSVTVAPYMGKDSVEPFLAFQDKHTIMLGLTSNAGAFDFQTKLVDGIELYKQVLETSKTWENAQNLMYVVGATKAEYLADIRQIIPNSFLLVPGVGAQGGNLQDVCKYGMNDTVGLLINSSRGIIYASKGEDYAEVAAEKAKELQEEMAEILSA, encoded by the coding sequence ATGACAACAGCACAACTTGTAGAACAAATTAAGAAAAAGCAATCCTTTCTTTGTATCGGATTGGATGTCGATTTAAACAAAATTCCAGAACATCTTTTAAAAGAAGAAGATCCTATTTTTGCCTTTAATAAAGCCATTATCGATGCCACGCATCATTTATGTGTAGCTTACAAACCAAACACAGCGTTTTATGAAGCTTATGGTTTAAAAGGTTGGAAAGCCTTAGAAAAAACGATTAATTATTTAAATGAAAATCATCCTGAAATCTTCACGATTGCCGATGCAAAACGTGGCGATATAGGGAACACGAGTACCATGTATGCTAAAGCCTTTTTCGAGGATTTAGCATTCGATTCAGTTACTGTAGCACCTTACATGGGAAAAGATTCTGTTGAGCCATTTTTAGCATTTCAGGATAAGCATACCATTATGTTAGGATTAACGTCTAACGCTGGAGCTTTCGATTTTCAAACGAAATTAGTTGACGGTATAGAACTTTACAAACAGGTTTTAGAAACTTCAAAGACTTGGGAGAATGCTCAGAATTTAATGTATGTTGTTGGAGCAACTAAGGCTGAGTATTTAGCTGATATTCGTCAAATCATCCCTAACAGTTTTCTTCTAGTACCAGGAGTAGGTGCGCAGGGTGGAAATTTACAAGACGTATGTAAATACGGAATGAATGATACTGTTGGACTTCTTATTAATTCTTCAAGAGGTATTATTTATGCTTCTAAAGGAGAAGATTATGCCGAAGTAGCGGCAGAAAAAGCAAAAGAACTGCAAGAAGAAATGGCCGAGATTCTTTCAGCTTAA
- a CDS encoding glutamine synthetase beta-grasp domain-containing protein — MAKIKLEYIWLDGYFPTQNMRSKTKVEEHEDFKGTLEELGNWSFDGSSTKQAEGGSSDCILKPVAIYPDPDRINGYLVMTEVLNPDGTPHVSNGRATIDDEDDDFWFGFEQEYFIMDTKTQLPLGFPVGGYPKPQGMYYCSVGGLNTHGRDLVEEHADLCIEAGLNFEGINQEVACGQWEFQLFAKGAKQAGDEIWVARYLLDRLTEKYGYYIEYHPKPLGKDMDWNGSGMHANFSNTTLRTCGDKATYDKICEAFRPVVKEHIEVYGEFNDQRLTGKHETASINDFSFGVSDRGASIRIPIATVERGYKGWLEDRRPASNGDPYKIAARIIKTVKSAKV, encoded by the coding sequence ATGGCAAAAATTAAGCTAGAATACATTTGGTTAGATGGATATTTCCCTACCCAAAACATGAGAAGTAAAACTAAAGTAGAAGAGCATGAGGACTTTAAAGGAACTCTTGAAGAACTTGGAAACTGGTCTTTTGACGGGTCTTCAACGAAACAAGCTGAAGGAGGTTCTTCTGACTGTATTTTAAAGCCTGTTGCTATTTATCCAGATCCAGATCGTATTAACGGATACTTAGTAATGACTGAAGTTTTAAATCCTGATGGAACTCCTCACGTATCTAACGGTAGAGCGACAATTGATGATGAAGATGATGATTTCTGGTTTGGTTTTGAGCAAGAGTATTTCATTATGGATACTAAAACTCAATTGCCTTTAGGATTCCCTGTAGGTGGTTATCCAAAACCTCAAGGTATGTACTACTGTTCTGTTGGTGGTTTAAACACTCACGGTAGAGATTTAGTAGAAGAGCATGCTGATTTATGTATTGAAGCAGGTTTAAACTTCGAAGGTATTAACCAAGAGGTTGCTTGTGGACAATGGGAATTCCAATTATTTGCTAAAGGAGCAAAACAAGCTGGTGACGAAATTTGGGTTGCTAGATACTTATTAGACCGTTTAACTGAAAAATACGGATACTATATTGAGTACCACCCAAAACCACTAGGTAAAGATATGGACTGGAATGGTTCTGGTATGCACGCTAACTTCTCTAACACGACTTTAAGAACTTGTGGAGATAAAGCGACTTACGATAAAATTTGTGAAGCTTTCCGTCCGGTAGTTAAAGAACACATTGAAGTTTACGGTGAGTTTAACGATCAACGTTTAACTGGTAAACACGAAACAGCTTCTATCAACGATTTCTCTTTTGGAGTTTCTGATCGTGGCGCTTCAATCCGTATTCCAATCGCAACTGTAGAAAGAGGATACAAAGGATGGTTAGAAGATAGACGTCCAGCTTCAAATGGTGATCCATACAAAATTGCAGCTAGAATTATCAAGACTGTTAAGTCTGCAAAAGTTTAA
- the prfA gene encoding peptide chain release factor 1 produces MLDKLQIVKQRFDEVSDLIIQPDVISDQKRYIALNKEYKDLKVLIEKREELIEATNNLAEAEEILADGSDAEMVEMAKMQFEEAKEAIPKLEDEIKFLLIPKDPEDAKNAVVELRAGTGGDEASIFAGDLFRMYTKYCESKGWKVDTVDFSEGTNGGFKEIQFEVSGEDVYGTLKFEAGVHRVQRVPQTETQGRVHTSAATVMVFPEAEEFDVEINPKDVRIDFFCSSGPGGQSVNTTYSAVRLTHIPTGLVAQCQDQKSQHKNKEKAFKVLRSRLYDMELAKKQEEDAAKRGSMVSSGDRSAKIRTYNYPQGRVTDHRIGLTLYDLSNIVNGDIQKIIDELQLAENTEKLKASDNVI; encoded by the coding sequence ATGTTAGACAAATTACAAATAGTAAAGCAACGTTTCGATGAGGTTAGTGATTTAATCATTCAGCCAGACGTGATTTCAGATCAAAAACGTTATATCGCTTTAAATAAAGAATATAAAGACCTTAAAGTTCTAATCGAAAAGCGAGAAGAATTAATTGAGGCGACAAATAATTTAGCTGAAGCTGAAGAAATTCTAGCCGATGGTAGTGATGCCGAAATGGTTGAAATGGCTAAAATGCAGTTTGAAGAGGCTAAAGAGGCTATTCCGAAGTTAGAAGATGAGATTAAGTTTCTTCTAATTCCGAAAGATCCTGAAGATGCAAAGAATGCCGTTGTTGAATTACGTGCCGGAACAGGTGGTGATGAGGCGAGTATTTTTGCCGGAGATTTATTTAGAATGTATACCAAATATTGCGAAAGCAAGGGTTGGAAAGTCGATACTGTTGACTTTAGTGAAGGAACAAACGGTGGATTTAAAGAAATTCAGTTTGAAGTGTCTGGAGAAGATGTTTACGGAACCTTAAAGTTTGAAGCAGGAGTACACCGTGTACAACGTGTACCACAAACCGAAACTCAGGGGCGTGTACATACCAGTGCGGCAACGGTAATGGTTTTCCCGGAAGCTGAAGAGTTTGATGTTGAAATTAATCCTAAAGATGTACGTATCGATTTCTTCTGTTCATCAGGTCCTGGTGGTCAGTCGGTAAACACTACGTACTCAGCGGTACGTTTAACGCATATTCCAACAGGATTGGTAGCACAGTGTCAGGATCAAAAGTCTCAACATAAAAATAAAGAGAAAGCGTTTAAAGTATTACGTTCACGTTTATATGATATGGAGCTTGCTAAAAAGCAGGAGGAAGATGCAGCTAAACGTGGAAGTATGGTGTCGTCGGGTGATAGAAGTGCTAAAATTAGAACGTACAACTATCCGCAAGGCCGTGTAACCGACCACAGAATTGGTTTAACGCTTTACGATTTAAGTAATATTGTAAATGGTGATATCCAGAAAATAATTGATGAGTTACAATTAGCCGAAAACACTGAAAAGTTAAAAGCTAGCGATAACGTAATTTAA